Proteins from one Ricinus communis isolate WT05 ecotype wild-type chromosome 9, ASM1957865v1, whole genome shotgun sequence genomic window:
- the LOC8271570 gene encoding probable aspartic proteinase GIP2 has protein sequence METTEGCKGTIINRAFASFTSSLLPLTSSLTSSTMSSLFCSFLLLCSLLFCISPSTAETVPFRPKALVLPVFKDKCTNQYITQIKQRTPLVPVKLIVDLGARFMWVDCEEGYVSSSYTPVSCDSLLCKLANSLACATECNSTPKPGCHNNTCAHSPENPVIRLGTSGQIGQDVVSLQSFNGKTPDRIVSVPNFPFVCGPTFLLENLADGVTGLAGLGNSNISLPAQFSSAFGFPKKFAVCLSNSTKSNGLIFFGDGPYSNLPNDLTYTPLIHNPVSTAGGSYLGEASVEYFIGVKSIRIGGKDVKFNKTLLSIDSEGKGGTKISTVDPYTVLHTSIYKAVVKAFVKEMDKKFIPQVQPPIAPFGACFQSIVIDSNEFGPVLPFIDLVLEGQGSVTWRIWGANSMVKISSLVMCLGFVDGGIEPRTSIVIGGRQIEDNLLQFDLASSKLGFSSSLLVKNATCSNSKFIPV, from the coding sequence ATGGAAACAACAGAAGGATGCAAAGGAACTATTATAAATAGAGCATTTGCATCTTTCACTTCTTCACTACTTCCTCTCACCTCTTCCTTAACATCATCAACAATGTCTTCCTTATTTTGTAGTTTCCTccttctttgttctcttctctTCTGCATCTCTCCTTCAACAGCTGAAACAGTACCTTTTCGTCCAAAAGCTCTAGTTCTTCCGGTCTTTAAAGACAAATGCACTAACCAATATATCACGCAGATCAAGCAAAGGACCCCTCTTGTGCCAGTTAAACTAATTGTTGATCTTGGTGCAAGATTCATGTGGGTTGATTGCGAAGAAGGTTATGTCTCTTCTTCGTATACGCCTGTAAGTTGCGACTCTCTCCTTTGCAAACTTGCTAATTCACTTGCTTGTGCTACTGAGTGTAATTCAACCCCAAAGCCAGGCTGTCACAATAATACATGTGCCCATTCCCCTGAAAACCCAGTGATACGCCTTGGGACTAGTGGTCAGATTGGTCAGGATGTTGTCTCTCTTCAATCTTTCAATGGAAAAACTCCTGACAGGATTGTTTCAGTCCCTAATTTCCCTTTCGTTTGCGGTCCGACATTCTTGTTAGAGAATCTTGCTGATGGGGTTACAGGATTGGCTGGCTTGGGAAACAGTAACATTTCTCTTCCGGCTCAATTTTCTTCTGCTTTTGGCTTCCCGAAAAAGTTTGCCGTTTGCTTGAGTAATTCTACAAAGTCCAATGGCCTGATATTTTTCGGCGATGGCCCATATTCAAACCTTCCGAATGATCTTACCTATACGCCACTTATCCACAACCCCGTGAGTACCGCAGGGGGTTCTTATCTAGGCGAAGCTTCAGTTGAATACTTCATTGGTGTGAAGTCTATCAGAATCGGTGGAAAagatgttaaatttaataagacTCTGCTGTCCATCGATAGCGAAGGCAAGGGAGGGACCAAGATCAGCACCGTTGATCCTTACACTGTCCTGCATACCTCTATTTATAAAGCTGTTGTGAAAGCTTTTGTAAAGGAAATGGATAAGAAATTTATCCCCCAAGTGCAGCCACCTATAGCACCATTTGGAGCATGCTTTCAATCAATCGTTATTGATAGCAACGAATTTGGACCTGTTTTGCCATTCATTGATCTTGTGTTGGAAGGGCAGGGTAGTGTGACTTGGAGGATTTGGGGTGCAAATTCAATGGTGAAAATCAGTAGCTTAGTGATGTGTTTGGGATTTGTTGACGGTGGAATAGAACCTAGAACCTCCATTGTGATTGGCGGGCGTCAGATAGAGGACAATCTTCTACAGTTTGATCTTGCTTCTTCAAAACTTGGGTTCAGCTCTTCTCTGCTTGTTAAGAACGCAACCTGCTCCAACTCCAAATTTATACCAGTCTAA
- the LOC8271569 gene encoding probable aspartic proteinase GIP2 produces the protein MASLHFLLSFLFFLYQSVHAQISSSPDSFHLPVTKDLSTLQYITRINHGALQIPTNLVIDLDGAHLWLDCASSEQVSSSLRLIPSCSIQCSMAKPGHKSCNHHSSCDIFTQNGIIQLVKTGELVEDVLAIPSVDGSNSGTNFEIENFILACAPATLLDGLASGAQGMLGLGRSKIALQSQLAARFDFHRKFATCLSSSNGVILFGNVGSDSISDPEILRSLSYSPLVTKPDGSSLEYFIEVRSIKINGKKLALGQEGIGFTKISTIVPYTTLESSIYETFIKAYLKAANSMNLIRVASVAPFGLCFSSKGIERSILGPNVPAIDLVLQSEMVKWRLHGGNSMVEVNDEAMCLGFLDGGLDPKNSIVIGGLQLEDTLLEFDLGTSMLGFSLPLLQRQTSCSNFLLESMVGSL, from the coding sequence ATGGCTTCTCTTcactttcttctttcctttctcttctttctttaccAATCAGTTCATGCCCAGATCtcctcctcaccagattcttTTCATCTTCCTGTTACTAAAGATCTTTCAACTCTTCAATACATTACCCGAATCAACCATGGAGCTCTTCAAATACCCACCAATCTTGTAATTGATCTTGATGGCGCACATCTCTGGCTTGATTGTGCCTCTTCAGAACAAGTTTCTTCATCTTTACGTTTAATACCCAGTTGCTCAATTCAGTGTTCAATGGCAAAACCCGGCCATAAGAGTTGCAATCATCACTCGAGTTGTGATATTTTTACACAAAATGGCATCATTCAGTTGGTAAAGACAGGGGAGCTTGTAGAAGACGTGTTAGCAATCCCATCTGTTGATGGGTCAAATTCAGgtacaaattttgaaattgagaATTTTATCTTAGCTTGTGCTCCTGCGACTCTTTTAGATGGTCTAGCTAGTGGTGCTCAAGGTATGTTAGGCTTAGGAAGGAGTAAGATTGCTTTACAATCACAGCTTGCTGCAAGATTTGATTTCCACAGGAAATTTGCTACTTGCTTGTCCTCCTCTAATGGTGTTATACTATTTGGTAACGTGGGTAGTGACTCAATTTCTGACCCAGAAATTTTAAGGTCACTAAGTTACTCTCCTTTAGTCACCAAACCAGATGGTAGCTCGCTAGAATATTTCATAGAAGTCAGGTCTATCAAGATTAATGGAAAGAAACTGGCTTTAGGCCAAGAGGGCATCGGATTTACAAAAATAAGCACAATTGTTCCTTATACCACTCTGGAGAGTTCAATTTATGAAACATTTATTAAAGCTTATTTGAAGGCTGCAAAttctatgaatttgataagGGTGGCTTCTGTGGCACCATTTGGACTCTGTTTTAGCTCAAAGGGAATTGAAAGATCAATCTTGGGTCCAAATGTTCCTGCAATTGATCTAGTGCTGCAAAGCGAGATGGTGAAATGGAGATTACATGGTGGGAATTCTATGGTGGAAGTGAATGATGAGGCGATGTGCTTGGGATTCTTGGATGGTGGACTGGATCCAAAGAACTCGATTGTAATAGGAGGGCTTCAACTAGAGGATACCCTTTTAGAATTTGATTTAGGTACTTCTATGTTAGGATTTAGTTTGCCTCTTTTGCAGAGGCAAACTTCCTGTTCTAACTTCTTACTGGAATCCATGGTTGGGTCCTTGTAA
- the LOC8271568 gene encoding dual specificity protein phosphatase 1 isoform X1, with translation MEKTDGSIKNQIAALMRVINVTRCFKEDNIPCKIEEGLFLGSFGAAHNKDILKSKNITHILTVANSLAPAHRNDFVYKIIGVADREDTNLRQYFDECFNFIDEAKRQGGGVLVHCFVGKSRSVTIVVAYLMKKHGLSLTQALQHVKSTRPQAAPNSGFISQLRDYEKTQQVLIQTSQF, from the exons ATGGAGAAGACTGATGGGTCCATTAAGAACCAAATAGCAGCACTTATGCGAGTTATAAATGTCACGAGATGCTTTAAGGAGGACAATATCCCATGCAAAATTGAAGAG GGCCTCTTCTTGGGTTCATTTGGTGCTGCTCATAACAAGGATATATTGAAAAGCAAGAACATTACACACATTCTAACGGTAGCTAATTCTTTGGCTCCTGCTCATCGAAATGATTTTGTATATAAGATCATTGGAG TTGCTGATAGAGAAGACACAAATTTGAGACAGTACTTCGATGAATGTTTCAATTTTATCGATGAAGCTAAAAGACAGGGTGGTGGTGTTTTGGTCCATTGCTTTGTTGGAAAATCCAGAAG TGTGACAATTGTGGTTGCCTATCTGATGAAAAAGCATGGCTTGAGCCTAACCCAAGCTCTCCAACACGTGAAGAGTACTCGACCTCAGGCTGCTCCTAATTCAGGTTTCATCTCACAATTGCGAGACTATGAGAAAACCCAGCAAG TGCTTATCCAGACTTCCCAATTCTGA
- the LOC8271568 gene encoding dual specificity protein phosphatase 1 isoform X2, with protein sequence MEKTDGSIKNQIAALMRVINVTRCFKEDNIPCKIEEGLFLGSFGAAHNKDILKSKNITHILTVANSLAPAHRNDFVYKIIGVADREDTNLRQYFDECFNFIDEAKRQGGGVLVHCFVGKSRSVTIVVAYLMKKHGLSLTQALQHVKSTRPQAAPNSGFISQLRDYEKTQQGASQ encoded by the exons ATGGAGAAGACTGATGGGTCCATTAAGAACCAAATAGCAGCACTTATGCGAGTTATAAATGTCACGAGATGCTTTAAGGAGGACAATATCCCATGCAAAATTGAAGAG GGCCTCTTCTTGGGTTCATTTGGTGCTGCTCATAACAAGGATATATTGAAAAGCAAGAACATTACACACATTCTAACGGTAGCTAATTCTTTGGCTCCTGCTCATCGAAATGATTTTGTATATAAGATCATTGGAG TTGCTGATAGAGAAGACACAAATTTGAGACAGTACTTCGATGAATGTTTCAATTTTATCGATGAAGCTAAAAGACAGGGTGGTGGTGTTTTGGTCCATTGCTTTGTTGGAAAATCCAGAAG TGTGACAATTGTGGTTGCCTATCTGATGAAAAAGCATGGCTTGAGCCTAACCCAAGCTCTCCAACACGTGAAGAGTACTCGACCTCAGGCTGCTCCTAATTCAGGTTTCATCTCACAATTGCGAGACTATGAGAAAACCCAGCAAGGTGCATCACAGTAA
- the LOC8271568 gene encoding dual specificity protein phosphatase 1 isoform X3, which translates to MEKTDGSIKNQIAALMRVINVTRCFKEDNIPCKIEEGLFLGSFGAAHNKDILKSKNITHILTVANSLAPAHRNDFVYKIIGVADREDTNLRQYFDECFNFIDEAKRQGGGVLVHCFVGKSRSVTIVVAYLMKKHGLSLTQALQHVKSTRPQAAPNSGFISQLRDYEKTQQGILS; encoded by the exons ATGGAGAAGACTGATGGGTCCATTAAGAACCAAATAGCAGCACTTATGCGAGTTATAAATGTCACGAGATGCTTTAAGGAGGACAATATCCCATGCAAAATTGAAGAG GGCCTCTTCTTGGGTTCATTTGGTGCTGCTCATAACAAGGATATATTGAAAAGCAAGAACATTACACACATTCTAACGGTAGCTAATTCTTTGGCTCCTGCTCATCGAAATGATTTTGTATATAAGATCATTGGAG TTGCTGATAGAGAAGACACAAATTTGAGACAGTACTTCGATGAATGTTTCAATTTTATCGATGAAGCTAAAAGACAGGGTGGTGGTGTTTTGGTCCATTGCTTTGTTGGAAAATCCAGAAG TGTGACAATTGTGGTTGCCTATCTGATGAAAAAGCATGGCTTGAGCCTAACCCAAGCTCTCCAACACGTGAAGAGTACTCGACCTCAGGCTGCTCCTAATTCAGGTTTCATCTCACAATTGCGAGACTATGAGAAAACCCAGCAAG GCATCCTATCATAG
- the LOC8271567 gene encoding transcription factor MUTE, giving the protein MSHIAVERNRRRQMNEHLKVLRSLTPCFYIKRGDQASIIGGVIEFIKELHQVLQALESKKRRKSLSPSPGPSPSPRPLQLITLQPDHHTPFGQENVKELTACCNSSVADVEAKISGSNVILKVISKRIPGQTVRIINVLERLSFEVLHLNISSMEDTVLYSFVVKIGLECRLSVEELALEVQQSFFPETYYTNET; this is encoded by the exons ATGTCTCATATAGCTGTAGAAAGAAACAGGAGAAGACAGATGAATGAGCATCTCAAAGTCTTACGCTCCTTGACTCCTTGTTTCTATATCAAAAGg GGGGACCAAGCATCCATAATAGGTGGTGTAATAGAGTTTATTAAAGAGCTGCACCAAGTTCTGCAAGCTCTTGAATCCAAGAAACGAAGGAAGAGTTTAAGCCCTAGTCCTGGTCCGAGCCCTAGCCCTAGGCCGCTGCAGCTAATAACTCTTCAGCCTGATCATCATACACCTTTTGGCCAAGAAAATGTTAAGGAACTAACTGCTTGCTGCAACTCTTCAGTTGCAGATGTGGAAGCAAAGATATCAGGATCAAATGTGATCTTGAAAGTAATTTCAAAGAGAATTCCAGGTCAAACTGTGAGGATAATCAATGTTTTGGAAAGACTTTCCTTTGAGGTCCTTCATCTCAACATCAGTAGCATGGAAGATACTGTTCTCTACTCCTTCGTCGTTAAG ATAGGGCTGGAATGTCGGCTAAGTGTGGAGGAACTAGCACTTGAAGTCCAACAGAGCTTCTTCCCTGAAACATATTATACAAATGAGACATAG